Part of the Bdellovibrio bacteriovorus genome, CGAGTGGGGAGATCGAATTGAGACTATCCGTGGAGTAGGATATCGGGTTAAAGTAGATCTCGCATGAAGCGATTTGTACGATTCCCATGGCGATTTTTCTGGAAGTTCTTCTTTTACCAGTTGGTGATTTTTAATCTTCTATTTATCGCCGTTATTTCGACGATCGACGTTCGTTATCGTGTTCGTCCGTGGGTTTATAACGAAGCTTTATTAAACTTCTTTGTTTTCAGTATCATGATGGCCGCGTTCACTTCGTACCGTTTTACGCGTCCGATTCAGCGTCTGACCTTAAAGGCTTTGCGTATTTCTTCAAAACGCATCTACGGAAGCTTGGTAGACCCTCAAGATGATGACCTTTTAGAAGACGAGCTGGGCGACGTGTCTGAATTGGATGTGGCGCTCAATCACATCCACCGCAAAATGAAAAAGCGCAAGTCGCAGTATCTGCAGGCCCAAGAAGAATCCCAAGCCTTTATGAGTGCCGTGGCGGAAGGCCTTATCAGCGTCAGCATGGATGAAAAGATTCTTTATTTTAACTCGCAGTTTGCCGCTCAGTTTTTAACAAGTGATCAACTGCAAGTGCCGGTTTTACGTTTAAGTGAAGCCATTCGCTCTTCGGATGTTTTAGAAGGCTTTAGTCGCGCGATCAATGACGGCAAAGGAAATCGTTTCACCGTGCGGTTAGCGACTTTGGTGGACAATGCTCCAAGGTATTTTGCGGTGTCGGTAAATCCGATTCGTAATGCCAAAACCAAAGAGATTTATGGCGTCGTAGGTATTTTCCATGACATCACGGATCTTAAAAAAGTGGAACAAGTGCGCATTGATTTTGTCGGCAATGCCTCTCATGAGTTACGCACGCCACTGACTTCGATCAAGGGTTACGTTGAAACTTTGAAAGAAGATGTTAAGACCGGGCACATGGATCAAGCCGGGAAGTTCTTAGATATTGTTTCCCGCAACATTGATCGTTTGATGGATTTAGTGAATGACCTACTGTCCTTGAGCACTTTGGAGTCTCACCCTGAGTTGCGTATGGAAATGATTCATCCGTTACAAATTTCTGAACATATTGTTTCTGAAATGGCTGTGTTGGCCGCAGAAAAAAATATCGCCATTCGGGTGATCGGGGAAGTGCCGCCGTTTATGGCTGATGCCGGTAAGGTGGAACAGGTTCTTCGTAATCTTGTTTCGAATGCGATCAAGTTTATTCCGGCAGGAAAAACTGTGCAAATTCGTTGGGAAAGCGATGGTCCCAAAGCTGTCTTGTTGAAGGTGATCGACAACGGCCAAGGGATTCCCGAAGAACACTTGGATCGTCTGTTTGAAAGATTTTACCGTATCGATAAAGGGCGCACTCGTGATGCGGGCGGTACGGGCCTGGGATTGGCTATTGTGAAGCATATTATGCAAAGCCATGGCGGTTCGGTAGCGGTTAAAAGCAAGCTAGAACAAGGCAGCGAATTCATCTGTACCTTCCCAATAAAATAGCGTAATGATGGGGTGCATGATTTCGGAATCGCACCCTTTCTATCTTTATTTTCAAAAAATTTATGGTGAGCGTTGGCCTGCTTTGTTTACGGCTTTATCTAAGCCAGAACAACAGGTGGCGCGCGAAAATATTTTAAGTCCGGTACCCGCGGGGGCTTTGCGAAAATGGCAAAGTCTACCAGTGAAACCAGAGCTTTCTGGCTGTTATTGGTTGTCACCGGGTTCGGGTTTTTCCCCAGAGCGCAATGAAGACGAATTATTAGATGTCTATGTCATGGATCCGGCTTCGGTGATGGTGGCTCGCGCTTTAGATGTCCAACCTGGTGATCGGATTTTAGATATGTGTGCGGCGCCCGGTGGAAAAAGCTTGGTGATGATTGAAGCTTTGCGAGAGGACGGAGAGATCTTTTGCAATGATCTTTCGCCAGAGCGCCGCGAGCGTTTAAAAAAAGTCATTCAACAATATGTTCCGCGAAATATCCGTGATCGCGTGTGGGTGACCGGAAAAGATGGCGTGCAGTTTGGATTAAAAGAACCAGGTTCTTTTGATCGTGTTTTGCTCGATGCGCCTTGTTCGGGGGAGCGACATATTTTAGAAAACACGACGGCTCAAGAAGAGTGGAGTCCCCGTCGCACGGAACACTTGGCATCGCGGCAGTATTCGTTGCTGGCTGGAGCGTTGCTGGCCACGAAAGTCGGCGGCAGAATTGTTTATTCGACGTGTTCCATCAGTCCGGCTGAAAATGATGATGTCATTCGCAAGCTTTTGAAAAAGAAAAAGTCTGCGGTGCGCTTGTTGGAAGCACCGTTAGGTGTAGGCGGTGAGCGCACGGAGTTTGGCGTTGCTTATATGCCAGACACTTGTGGATTTGGTCCGCTGTATTTTTCCGTGATTGAAAAAGTGGAAGAGTAGTGTCCGAAATTCGATAGTAGGGATAGTTCTGTAATTTCTGTATTCGTTCTAAGCTAAGAACCAACATTGCAAAAAGAAAAAGCGGCCTCAATGACCGCTTCTTATGGATAAGAGTCCCTTCTGACAAAGGAGACTCCTATGGATAGTAATCACAACCACAGTTGTGTTACTCTTCGGCTTTCTTGGGAATTTCTTAAGTTGGTTTTGTTAGTAATTTTATTATTGCTAACATCCTGCGGATAGAATCCTAAAAGACACCATGGGCTTAACAACTGAATTAATTTGATAAGTTTTGACGAGTGGGCGCGTCGGGCTGAAAACCCGGGATAAAACTCACGGAGGATAAAGCGGTTTTTGAGGCCACCTGTGGGTGGCTCATTGGTGACTAGTTGTCGTCTAATTGACGGAATTTGTGACGGCGGTATTCTTCTAAAGTCAAAAAGCCGTAGGTTTTTTTGCGATAAATCTCGATCGCTTCTTCTTCGATATCGGTTAAAACGTCGTCCAAAAATCCCAATGGAATTGTTCCGGTTTTTGTCAG contains:
- a CDS encoding RsmB/NOP family class I SAM-dependent RNA methyltransferase encodes the protein MISESHPFYLYFQKIYGERWPALFTALSKPEQQVARENILSPVPAGALRKWQSLPVKPELSGCYWLSPGSGFSPERNEDELLDVYVMDPASVMVARALDVQPGDRILDMCAAPGGKSLVMIEALREDGEIFCNDLSPERRERLKKVIQQYVPRNIRDRVWVTGKDGVQFGLKEPGSFDRVLLDAPCSGERHILENTTAQEEWSPRRTEHLASRQYSLLAGALLATKVGGRIVYSTCSISPAENDDVIRKLLKKKKSAVRLLEAPLGVGGERTEFGVAYMPDTCGFGPLYFSVIEKVEE
- a CDS encoding DNA-dependent DNA polymerase produces the protein MTEILIKIVETQLRETSNLKEKTPDFIRKVVHLYALQLTKTGTIPLGFLDDVLTDIEEEAIEIYRKKTYGFLTLEEYRRHKFRQLDDN
- a CDS encoding sensor histidine kinase, with translation MKRFVRFPWRFFWKFFFYQLVIFNLLFIAVISTIDVRYRVRPWVYNEALLNFFVFSIMMAAFTSYRFTRPIQRLTLKALRISSKRIYGSLVDPQDDDLLEDELGDVSELDVALNHIHRKMKKRKSQYLQAQEESQAFMSAVAEGLISVSMDEKILYFNSQFAAQFLTSDQLQVPVLRLSEAIRSSDVLEGFSRAINDGKGNRFTVRLATLVDNAPRYFAVSVNPIRNAKTKEIYGVVGIFHDITDLKKVEQVRIDFVGNASHELRTPLTSIKGYVETLKEDVKTGHMDQAGKFLDIVSRNIDRLMDLVNDLLSLSTLESHPELRMEMIHPLQISEHIVSEMAVLAAEKNIAIRVIGEVPPFMADAGKVEQVLRNLVSNAIKFIPAGKTVQIRWESDGPKAVLLKVIDNGQGIPEEHLDRLFERFYRIDKGRTRDAGGTGLGLAIVKHIMQSHGGSVAVKSKLEQGSEFICTFPIK